GACGACTGGGCGGCGATCATCCCCGCCGGCACGTGGCACAACGTGGTCAACACCGGCGCAGGGGACCTGAAGCTGTACTCGATCTACACGCCGCCCGAGCACCCGGACGGCACCGTGCACCAGACCAAGGCGGAGGCCGACGCCGCCGAGCACGACCACGATCACTAGGCGACTCGTCCGCCAGCCGCTCGATCGCGAGATCCTGCGGCTGGCGGTGCCGGCCCTCGGCGCGCTCATCGCCGAACCGCTCTACATCCTCGCCGACACCGCGGTCGTCGGCCGCCTCGGCACCGACAGGCTCGCGGGTCTCGCCCTCGCCTCGACGGTGCTGCTCGTCGGCTACTCGATCTTCATCTTCCTCGCCTACGGGACGACCGCGGCGGTCAGCCGCCGGCTGGGGGCGGGTGACGAGTCGGGCGCCGCACACCAGGCCGTGCAGAGCCTCTGGCTCGCCGGGCTCATCGGGATCGCCATCGCCGGCGCCGTCGCGGTCGGCGCCGTGCCGCTCCTCCGCGCCCTCGGAGGCGAGGGCGAGGTCCTGGGCCACGCCACGACCTACCTGCGGATCAGCCTCCTCGGCATGCCGGCCATGCTCCTCGTGCTGGCGGGCACCGGCTACCTCCGCGGCTTGCAGGACACACGCACGCCGCTGCTCATCGCCGTGGCGTCGGCGGCGACGAACCTCGTCGTCGAGCTGGTGCTCGTGTTCGGCCTGGGGTTCGACATCGGCGCGTCGGCGGCCGCCACCGTCGTCGCCCAGGTCGGCAGCGCCGCGTGCTACCTCCTCATCATCCAGCGAGCGGTCCGCGTCCACGCCACCCGACTGCGCCCGCACTGGCCGACCATCGCCCGCCTCGGCGTGGTCGGCCGCGACCTGTTCGTGCGGACGGTCGCCCTACGTGGCGCCATCGTCGCCACCACCGCGGCGGCCGCCCGTTCGGGCACCTCGGCCCTGGCCGCGCACCAGATCACCTTCGAGGTCTGGAACCTGATGGCCCTGACGCTCGACGCGGTGGCCATCGCCGGCCAGGCGATGGTCGGCCGCCACCTCGGCGCCGGCGACAGCGCGTCCGCCCGTGCGGTCGGTGACCGGATCATCCGCTGGGGGCTGGGGACCGGCGTGGTCCTCGGTGCGGTCCTGCTCGCCGGCCACCGCGCCCTGCCCTCGCTCTTCACCGACGACGGCACCGTCGTGGCGATCGGTGGGAGCCTCCTCGTCGTCGCTGCGGTCGCCCAGCCGCTCAACGGCGTGGTCTTCGCTCTGGACGGCCTCCTCATCGGCGCCGGCGACATGACCTGGCTCGCGGTGGCGATGGCGCTGGCGACCGGCGGCTACCTTCCCCTCGTCGGTGCCGTCGTCGCCCTCGACCTCGGCGTCGCCGCCCTGTGGTGGAGCTTCACGGCGTTCATGGCGATGCGCCTGGCCACGCTCCTCGGACGCTGGCGCGGTGGACGATGGGCCGTCGTCGGCGTCGCCTGAGCGTCCCGTACGATCCCCCACATGGACCACGATGCGGGTCCGCTGCGCATCGCCCTCACCGGCGGTCCCGGAGCGGGGAAGACGACGGCCGCCGACCTGTTCCGGCGGGAGATCGGCGACGAGGTCCTCCTCGTCCCCGAGTCGGCGACGATCCTCTTCCGAGGCGGGTTCCCCCGCGTCGACGACGCCGACGGCCAACGCTCGGCGCAGCGTGCGATCTTCTCGGTCCAGCGGAGCCTGGAGGACATCCAGGCCGCCGCCCACCCCGACCGCATCCTCCTCTGCGACCGGGGCACCGTCGACGGGGCCGCCTACTGGCCGGAGGGGGTCGACGGCTTCTTCGCGTCGATGGGTTCCACGCACGACGACGAGCTGCGGCGCTACGACATCGTGCTCTTCTTCGAGACCGCGGCGATCGGCGGCGACGCCTGGGAGGGCGGCAACCGCTACCGCACGGAGTCGAACGAGGAGGCGGTCGAGCTCGATCGCCGCCTCCGTGACCTCTGGTCCCCCCACCCCGCGTTCCACCTCGTTCCCCACAACCCGTCGTTCCTCCGCAAGATCACGGTGGCCCTGTCGATCCTCGAGAGCGTGGCCGCGGACCACCGGCGGACCCGGCCGGCACGGTGAGCACCGCGGCGCAGCTCCACTTCCTCGGCGGGGCGGGGACCGTGACGGGCAGCCGGTTCCTCGTCGAGTCCGACGGCGCCCGCGTCCTCGTCGACTGCGGTCTTTTCCAGGGGTTGAAGGTCCACCGCCTGCGGAACTGGGAGCCCTTCCCCGTCGACCCTGCAGGGATCGACGCGGTCGTGCTCACCCACGCCCACGTCGACCACAGCGGCTACCTCCCGGCACTCGTCCGCGACGGCTTCCGCGGCCGCGTCCACGCCACCCCGGGCACGGTCGAGCTGGCGCGCATCGTCCTGCCCGACTCCGGCCACCTCCAGGAGGAGGAGGCCCGCTACGCCAACCGCAAGGGCTTCTCGAAGCACCGGCCGGCGCTCCCCCTCTACACCGAAGCCGACGCCCGGGCCGCGCTCGAGCACCTCAGCCCCCTGGCCTTCGAGGACACCGTCGAGGTGGCGGAGGGCGTCCGGCTGCGCCTGTCCCCTGCCGGCCACATCCTCGGCTCCGCGGTCGCCCGCCTCGACCTCGGACCGGAGGATCGGCGGGTCACCTTCAGCGGCGACCTCGGGCGCCCGGCGCATCCGCTGCTGCGCTCCCCCGCACCGGTCGGACGCACCGACGTCCTCGTCATGGAGTCCACCTACGGCAACCGCCACCACGACGACAGCTCCGCCGTCGACGTGCTCGCCGACGCGATCAACCGCACCGCAGCGCGCGGCGGCACCGTCGTCATCCCCGCCTTCGCCGTCGACCGCACCGAGGTCGTGCTCTTCCACCTCCGGGCCCTCGTCGAGGCCGGGACGATCCCCCGGCTCCCGGTCTACATGGACTCCCCCATGGCGCTCGCCGCCCTCGGGGTCTACCGACGGGCGATCGCGTCGGACGGGGCCGACCTCGAGCCGGGGCTGGCCGACCACGGCGACCCGTTCGACACCGGTGACATCACCGAGGTCCACGACGTCGAGGAGTCGAAGGCCCTCGCCGGCGTCCACGGCCCGTGCATCATCATCTCGGCGTCGGGCATGGCCACGGGCGGGCGGGTCGTCCACCACCTGGCCCGCCTCCTGCCGTCCCACCGCAACACCGTGCTGCTCGTCGGCTTCCAGGCGCCCGGCACCCGGGGGCGCAGCCTGGCCGACGGGGCCCGGACGGTCCGCATGCTCGGGCAGGACGTCCCGGTGCGTGCGGAGGTCGTGGAGGTGCCGGCCCTGTCCGTCCACGCCGACCAGGGCGAGCTGTGCGACTGGGCCGCCACCGCCGACCCGCCGCCGGAGGTGATCCACCTCGTGCACGGCGAACCGCCCGCCGCGGCCGAGCTGGCCCGCGCGATCGGACGTCACGTCGCCACCCGGGTCGAGGTCGCCGAGCTCGGCGCCCGCGTGCCCCTCTGAGCGCGCCCTCCTCCGAGGTGCAGGCCGCCGGCGCACGGCGTATCGTGCGCAGCCCCCCTGCTGCTGGAGCGACGTGACCGATCCCCACCCCTCGACCGACGTGACCTTCGCCGACCTCGGCCTGCGCACGACGCTGCTCGACGCCCTCGCCGAGCTCGGCTACGAGGAGCCGACCCCGATCCAGACCGAGGCCATCCCGGTCCTCCTCCAGGGCCGCGACCTGCTCGGCGGCGCCGCCACCGGCACCGGCAAGACCGCCGCGTTCGCGCTGCCGCTCCTCGAGCGGCTGCCCTCCGCCGGCGGCCCGATCCGCACCGTCGCCCTCGTCCTCGTCCCCACCCGCGAGCTGGCGATCCAGGTCGCGGAGGCCGTCTACCGGTACGGGCGCCACCTCGGCGCCCAGGTCCTCCCGGTCTACGGCGGCCAGCCGATCGGCCGCCAGCTCGCGGCGCTCAACCGGGGCATGCACGTCGTCGTCGCCACCCCCGGCCGCGCCCTCGACCACCTCGAGCGCGGCTCCCTCCCGCTCGACGACGTCGAGGTCGTCGTCCTCGACGAGGCCGACGAGATGCTCGACATGGGCTTCGCCGACGAGATCGAGGCGATCCTCGCGGCGACGCCGAGCGACCGCCAGACCGTGCTGTTCTCCGCGACCCTTCCCCCACGCATCGCGTCGATCGCCGACCGCCACCTCCGTGACCCGGTCCGCATCCAGATCGACGCCACCCCGGGCGACGGCGACGGCGACGCGCTGGTCGAGGAGCGGGCCTACGTCGTGCACCGGGCGCACAAGGCCGCCGCGCTCGGTCGGGTGCTCGACGTCGAGGCGCCCACGGCGGCGATCGTCTTCTGCCGCACCCGCACCGAGGTCGACGAGCTGACCGAGACGCTGAACGCGCGCGGCTACCGCGCCGAGGCGCTCCACGGCGGCATGGACCAGGTGCAGCGCGACCGTGTGATGGGCCGCCTCCGCGCCGGCACCGTCGAGCTCGTGGTCGCCACCGACGTCGCAGCACGAGGGCTCGACATCGACCAGCTCACCCACGTCGTCAACTACGACGTGCCGTCCTCCCCGGAGTCCTACGTGCACCGGATCGGACGTGTGGGTCGCGCCGGGCGCGACGGCATCGCCCTCACGCTCGCCGAGCCGCGCGAGCTCCGCATGCTCGAGAACATCGAGCGTCGGACGCGGCGGCGGATCGCCCGGGCCAAGGTGCCGACCGTCGCCGACCTGCGGGCCCGCCAGATCGACGCCACGGTCGCCGCCGTCCAGGTGCGGCTGGAGGACGACGACGAGCTCGAGCGCTTCCGCAGCGTGCTCGATCGGCTGGCGGAGGAGCACGACCTCGACGCGGTGGCACTCGCTGCGGTCGCGCTCGTCCACGAGGCCAGCGGCGCCACCGACGACGACGTCGAGATCCCCGAGGTCGCCGAGCGACCCCGACGAGCCGACCGGGGCGAGCGGCGGGACCGCCCCACCGGGCTGCGGCGGGCCCCTGCGGACGGCGGAACGATGGCCAGCCTCTACGTCGGCGTGGGTCGGGGCGCCGGCGTCCGTCCCGGCGACCTCGTCGGTGCGATCGCCGGCGAGACCCGGCTCTCTGGTCGCGACATCGGCGCGATCAGGATCACCGAGCGCTTCTCGCTCGTCGAGGTGCCGGCCGATGCCGCCGACGAGGTGATCGCCGCCCTCGGGCGCACCACGATCCGGGGCCGGAAGGCCTCGGTGCGCCGCGACCGCGACCGCAGCTGACGGTCATCCCCCGTCGACACCGTCCAGGTGGAGGCGGTTGCCGCCTCGGCGCTTCGCCTCGTAGGACGCAGCGTCGGCGGCCCGGATCAGCGCGTCGGCGCCGGTGCGGGTGCCGGGCGACGAGATCGAGCCGCCGATCGAGACGCTGAGCTCGACCGACGCACCGGGCACCTCGACCGGGGCATCGAGCGCCTGCAGGATTCGTTCGGCCACGGCACGCGCCGACGCCTCGTCGCCTCGCAGGAGGACGGTGAACTCGTCACCGCCCATGCGGGCCAGCATGTCGCCGGGGCGGAGGGCGGCGTGGAAGCGGCGGGCGACCTCGACGAGCACGTCGTCACCGACGGCGTGGCCGTAGGTGTCGTTCACCCGCTTGAAGCCGTCGAGGTCGCAGAAGAGCACCACGGCCGGCGCCGGCCCCTCGACCGCCTCGGCGAGACGGCGTGAGAACACCCGGCGCGTCACCGCGCCGGTGAGCTCGTCGTGGCTGGCCATCCGGGCGAGCTGCTGGTGCTCGGCGTGCCGCACGAGGGCCAGCTCCACGTAGCGGAGCGAGCGGGTGACGACGAAGTCGTGGGCGGTGACCGGCTCGGCATCGACCGGTCGCCACACGCTGACCACCGCCCGACGGGCGACCGAGTCCCCGCCCACGGGGATGACCCACACGCCGGCGATGCCCTCGGCCCGACCGGCGGCGGCCGCGGCGTCCGGGAAGGCGTCGAGGCCGAGGTAGCGGGGCTCGCCGTCCTGGGCGACGTCGAGCCACGGCGGGTCGTCCACGTCGAGGAGGGCCTGGGGCACCCCCGCGGCGCTGCACCTCGGCTGCTCGGTGTCGAGACCGTGGTGGACGGCGGCGCCGACGGCCTCGAGGCCCGTCGAGATGCTGCGCGCCAGGTGCTCGAGGACGGTCGGGAGGGGTTCGTCCGCGAGCAGCGCAGCCATGAACTCGTCGAGGTGGTGGTGGGTGTCCCACGGGAGGAAGTAGAAGGTGAAGCCCTCGACGTCGGGGTCGTCGAGCATCGGCACGGCACCGATCGCCTGCCACGTGAGCGATCCGTCGAACCGGTAGATCGCGTAGGGGACGGGGACGCCGATGCCGATCTCGTCGGCCCGGTTCAGGTCGGCGATCGACTGCACGGCCGCCTCGACCTGGTCGGGTGGGATGAACTCGACGACGTTGCGACCCGTCACCCCGAGCCTGTCGGCGCCGAACTCGGCGTCCGACGACCCGCCCGCCCAGCGGATCGTCCCGTCCGGACCGACGAGCATCACCGGGATCGAGAGCGTCTCGAACATCCGACGCAGCGTGCGGTCCGAAGGACGGGGGAGGTCGGTCACCCGGCTGGATCTGCGGTCACGGGTGCGGCGGGCAGCGCGGCGCGCAGCGCGACGAGCGCCACCTCGAGCTGGCCGTCGTC
This portion of the Actinomarinicola tropica genome encodes:
- a CDS encoding MBL fold metallo-hydrolase RNA specificity domain-containing protein, with protein sequence MSTAAQLHFLGGAGTVTGSRFLVESDGARVLVDCGLFQGLKVHRLRNWEPFPVDPAGIDAVVLTHAHVDHSGYLPALVRDGFRGRVHATPGTVELARIVLPDSGHLQEEEARYANRKGFSKHRPALPLYTEADARAALEHLSPLAFEDTVEVAEGVRLRLSPAGHILGSAVARLDLGPEDRRVTFSGDLGRPAHPLLRSPAPVGRTDVLVMESTYGNRHHDDSSAVDVLADAINRTAARGGTVVIPAFAVDRTEVVLFHLRALVEAGTIPRLPVYMDSPMALAALGVYRRAIASDGADLEPGLADHGDPFDTGDITEVHDVEESKALAGVHGPCIIISASGMATGGRVVHHLARLLPSHRNTVLLVGFQAPGTRGRSLADGARTVRMLGQDVPVRAEVVEVPALSVHADQGELCDWAATADPPPEVIHLVHGEPPAAAELARAIGRHVATRVEVAELGARVPL
- a CDS encoding GGDEF domain-containing protein: MFETLSIPVMLVGPDGTIRWAGGSSDAEFGADRLGVTGRNVVEFIPPDQVEAAVQSIADLNRADEIGIGVPVPYAIYRFDGSLTWQAIGAVPMLDDPDVEGFTFYFLPWDTHHHLDEFMAALLADEPLPTVLEHLARSISTGLEAVGAAVHHGLDTEQPRCSAAGVPQALLDVDDPPWLDVAQDGEPRYLGLDAFPDAAAAAGRAEGIAGVWVIPVGGDSVARRAVVSVWRPVDAEPVTAHDFVVTRSLRYVELALVRHAEHQQLARMASHDELTGAVTRRVFSRRLAEAVEGPAPAVVLFCDLDGFKRVNDTYGHAVGDDVLVEVARRFHAALRPGDMLARMGGDEFTVLLRGDEASARAVAERILQALDAPVEVPGASVELSVSIGGSISSPGTRTGADALIRAADAASYEAKRRGGNRLHLDGVDGG
- a CDS encoding ATP/GTP-binding protein; its protein translation is MDHDAGPLRIALTGGPGAGKTTAADLFRREIGDEVLLVPESATILFRGGFPRVDDADGQRSAQRAIFSVQRSLEDIQAAAHPDRILLCDRGTVDGAAYWPEGVDGFFASMGSTHDDELRRYDIVLFFETAAIGGDAWEGGNRYRTESNEEAVELDRRLRDLWSPHPAFHLVPHNPSFLRKITVALSILESVAADHRRTRPAR
- a CDS encoding DEAD/DEAH box helicase encodes the protein MTDPHPSTDVTFADLGLRTTLLDALAELGYEEPTPIQTEAIPVLLQGRDLLGGAATGTGKTAAFALPLLERLPSAGGPIRTVALVLVPTRELAIQVAEAVYRYGRHLGAQVLPVYGGQPIGRQLAALNRGMHVVVATPGRALDHLERGSLPLDDVEVVVLDEADEMLDMGFADEIEAILAATPSDRQTVLFSATLPPRIASIADRHLRDPVRIQIDATPGDGDGDALVEERAYVVHRAHKAAALGRVLDVEAPTAAIVFCRTRTEVDELTETLNARGYRAEALHGGMDQVQRDRVMGRLRAGTVELVVATDVAARGLDIDQLTHVVNYDVPSSPESYVHRIGRVGRAGRDGIALTLAEPRELRMLENIERRTRRRIARAKVPTVADLRARQIDATVAAVQVRLEDDDELERFRSVLDRLAEEHDLDAVALAAVALVHEASGATDDDVEIPEVAERPRRADRGERRDRPTGLRRAPADGGTMASLYVGVGRGAGVRPGDLVGAIAGETRLSGRDIGAIRITERFSLVEVPADAADEVIAALGRTTIRGRKASVRRDRDRS
- a CDS encoding MATE family efflux transporter; this encodes MPALGALIAEPLYILADTAVVGRLGTDRLAGLALASTVLLVGYSIFIFLAYGTTAAVSRRLGAGDESGAAHQAVQSLWLAGLIGIAIAGAVAVGAVPLLRALGGEGEVLGHATTYLRISLLGMPAMLLVLAGTGYLRGLQDTRTPLLIAVASAATNLVVELVLVFGLGFDIGASAAATVVAQVGSAACYLLIIQRAVRVHATRLRPHWPTIARLGVVGRDLFVRTVALRGAIVATTAAAARSGTSALAAHQITFEVWNLMALTLDAVAIAGQAMVGRHLGAGDSASARAVGDRIIRWGLGTGVVLGAVLLAGHRALPSLFTDDGTVVAIGGSLLVVAAVAQPLNGVVFALDGLLIGAGDMTWLAVAMALATGGYLPLVGAVVALDLGVAALWWSFTAFMAMRLATLLGRWRGGRWAVVGVA